A stretch of the Cucurbita pepo subsp. pepo cultivar mu-cu-16 chromosome LG16, ASM280686v2, whole genome shotgun sequence genome encodes the following:
- the LOC111777743 gene encoding E3 ubiquitin-protein ligase PUB23-like: MRMEEDGGGDLEVPSYFLCPISLQLMRDPVTISTGITYDRSNIEKWLFSCNKRTCPITKQPLSDPDLVTPNHTLRRLIQAWCTLNASHGVERIPTPKSPIDKTHVAKILKQAKNFPSSNHKCLLALKAIALESERNCTLVAQSDGAFEFVAAVIKSGGDKNIGSIELAVEILFHIKSSEAHLKNLVNGDGNFINSLTFVLKNGNCQSRAYAIMLLKSSLELADPIRLMSIERELLSEIVRVIHDHISHQASKSALKVLAEVCPWGRNRVKAVEGGAVGVLVELLLNSTERRWSEIGLVILDQLCGCAEGREKLMEHSAGVAIVSKKILRVSAMASDRAVRILSSICRFSASVKVVQEMLEVGVVAKLCLVLQMDCSSKTREKARDILKLHSRVWSNSSCIPPHLASAYPSSPS; the protein is encoded by the coding sequence atgagaatgGAAGAAGACGGCGGCGGCGATCTTGAAGTCCCCTCCTATTTCCTCTGCCCAATTTCCCTCCAATTGATGAGAGATCCGGTGACCATCTCCACCGGCATCACCTACGACCGATCCAACATCGAGAAATGGCTCTTCTCATGCAACAAGAGAACTTGCCCCATCACTAAACAGCCCTTGTCCGATCCCGATTTGGTAACCCCAAACCACACCCTTCGCCGTTTGATCCAAGCTTGGTGCACCCTCAACGCCTCTCATGGAGTTGAACGAATTCCAACTCCCAAGTCACCCATTGACAAAACCCATGTGGCCAAGATCCTCAAACAGGCCAAGAACTTCCCCAGTTCCAACCACAAGTGCCTCCTTGCACTCAAAGCCATTGCCTTGGAGAGTGAAAGAAATTGCACCCTTGTGGCTCAATCCGATGGAGCTTTTGAGTTTGTAGCCGCCGTTATTAAGAGTGGTGGTGATAAGAACATTGGGTCCATTGAATTGGCGGTGGAAATTCTGTTCCACATCAAATCCTCGGAAGCCCATCTCAAGAATCTCGTAAATGGCGATGGTAACTTCATAAACTCTCTTACTTTTGTCCTCAAAAATGGGAACTGCCAATCTAGAGCCTACGCCATAATGTTGCTCAAATCAAGCTTGGAACTTGCTGATCCAATTCGGTTGATGAGCATTGAGAGGGAACTTCTTAGTGAAATTGTGCGCGTTATACATGATCATATATCTCACCAAGCCTCCAAATCCGCGTTGAAGGTTCTAGCCGAGGTGTGCCCTTGGGGGAGGAACCGTGTGAAAGCGGTCGAGGGCGGGGCAGTCGGCGTGTTGGTGGAGCTGCTTTTGAACTCGACCGAGAGGCGGTGGTCGGAGATAGGGCTGGTGATTTTGGATCAGCTGTGTGGGTGCGCAGAGGGACGAGAGAAGCTGATGGAACACAGTGCTGGAGTTGCAATTGTGTCGAAGAAAATACTTAGGGTTTCGGCAATGGCGAGCGATCGAGCGGTGAGGATATTGTCGTCGATATGTCGGTTTTCGGCGTCGGTAAAGGTAGTTCAAGAAATGTTGGAGGTGGGAGTCGTGGCAAAACTGTGTTTGGTGTTGCAAATGGATTGTAGCTCGAAGACGAGAGAGAAGGCGAGGGATATACTAAAGTTGCATTCGAGGGTTTGGAGTAATTCTTCTTGTATTCCGCCACATTTGGCGTCTGCTTATCCATCGTCACCGTCTTGA
- the LOC111777856 gene encoding protein FAF-like, chloroplastic, giving the protein MAPPDGHGSISHFQSRVVMRFHSLQIPSSPSPLLLLSPISFSLHSIPSSSSSSSSSDSVPAMKTLFHDYQTLQKQGILTALPSSDLQFPTLPPPSLRRTLSADMSSSKCFSAIKKVASSLAFSLTPYSSSSSSSSSEDEQDCDETIGFWGSVHEEQRKNRTECQKQGNNDDDDSWKSILFQNSAPKSPVFPYVHPLLQKSAHSLSENSLLICTESLGSETGSDGFSSYPSSEFGDFDGDTTETEYPDIQTFQWKPIKFGRKKSPPRSFPPPISSLCSPDGASVCIQSRRENGRLILDAVSVPSKKNFRADRRDGRLVLSFVTTPANLLVKESKIVEERDDLEADESEIPMDEVARLSSSVMNFHRLAMMMKKPNGFINRNPAWPKSKDVPEALTPLSQSLPPRPPSLTAATAATSLNAYEYYWRSKPTGKSAGIQNLKSQQQIQPIQSITRKFISSNNQVADEKQQILNYLVPLSNGCKVPRRSVLLREPCCIATT; this is encoded by the coding sequence ATGGCCCCACCGGACGGACATGGTTCCATTTCCCATTTCCAAAGCAGAGTTGTAATGCGTTTTCATTCCCTACAAATACCCTCTTCCCCTTCCCCTCTTCTTCTGCTAAGCCCCATCAGCTTCAGCCTTCACTcaattccttcttcttcttcttcttcttcttcttcggaCTCTGTTCCAGCTATGAAGACTCTGTTCCATGACTACCAAACCCTTCAAAAACAGGGCATCCTCACCGCTCTCCCTTCCTCCGATCTCCAATTCCCCACACTCCCACCGCCTTCCCTCAGAAGAACCCTCTCCGCCGACATGTCCTCCTCCAAGTGCTTCTCCGCCATCAAGAAGGTTGCTTCTTCCCTAGCATTCTCTCTTACtccttattcttcttcttcttcttcttcttcttctgaagACGAACAGGACTGTGACGAAACCATTGGGTTTTGGGGCTCTGTTCATgaagaacagaggaagaacagaacagaGTGTCAAAAACAGGGgaataatgatgatgatgattcttgGAAGTCAATTCTGTTTCAGAACTCTGCTCCCAAATCGCCTGTTTTTCCTTATGttcatcctcttcttcaaAAATCAGCTCACTCTCTCAGTGAAAACAGTCTTCTAATTTGCACTGAGAGTCTTGGATCCGAGACTGGCTCCGATGGCTTCTCTTCCTACCCTTCCTCGGAGTTTGGAGACTTCGACGGAGATACGACGGAAACAGAGTACCCCGACATACAGACATTTCAATGGAAGCCCATCAAATTCGGTCGCAAGAAATCGCCGCCGAGGTCTTTTCCCCCGCCgatttcttctctctgttCCCCCGACGGCGCCTCCGTCTGCATTCAGTCCCGCCGGGAAAATGGGCGGTTAATTCTCGACGCCGTCTCTGTTCCCTCAAAGAAGAATTTCCGCGCCGATCGCCGAGATGGCCGTCTCGTTCTCTCTTTTGTTACAACTCCGGCGAATTTATTGGTTAAAGAATCGAAAATTGTAGAAGAGAGAGACGATTTGGAAGCCGACGAATCGGAAATCCCGATGGATGAGGTTGCGAGATTGTCGAGCTCTGTTATGAACTTCCATCGATTAGcaatgatgatgaagaagccAAATGGATTCATCAATCGGAATCCGGCATGGCCAAAGTCAAAAGATGTTCCAGAGGCACTAACCCCACTATCACAGTCACTTCCACCGCGTCCTCCGTCGCTCACGGCGGCGACAGCAGCGACTTCTCTGAATGCATACGAGTACTACTGGCGATCGAAACCAACCGGAAAATCGGCCGGAATTCAGAACCTAAAGAGCCAACAACAAATTCAACCCATCCAGAGCATAACCCGCAAATTTATCTCTTCAAACAATCAAGTGGCGGATGAGAAACAGCAAATACTAAACTATTTGGTTCCATTGTCGAATGGTTGTAAAGTTCCCAGAAGGTCTGTTCTTCTCCGGGAGCCCTGCTGCATTGCCACCACCTAA
- the LOC111776725 gene encoding serine/threonine-protein phosphatase BSL3-like isoform X1, translating into MDVDSSMVPEADHDPAVQSHSTVSSAGGVDRDQLREQPQASCGTPPQPMSSPHQQQAAVQMQQTTVVGPRLAPMYSVVNAIIEKKEDGPGPRCGHTLTAVGSVGEEGTPGYIGPRLILFGGATALEGNSAASGTPSSAGSAGIRLAGATADVHCYDVLTNKWSRITPLGEPPTPRAAHVATAVGTMVVIQGGIGPAGLSAEDLHVLDLTQQRPRWHRVVVQGPGPGPRYGHVMALVGQRYLMAIGGNDGKRPLADVWALDTAAKPYEWRKLEPEGEGPPPCMYATASARSDGLLLLCGGRDANSVPLASAYGLAKHRDGRWEWAIAPGVSPSPRYQHAAVFVNARLHVSGGALGGGRMVEDSSSVAVLDTAAGVWCDIKSVVTSPRTGRYSADAAGGDASVELTRRCRHAAAAVGDLIFIYGGLRGGVLLDDLLVAEDMAAAETTSAASHAAAAAAASVQPGRLPPRYGFTDERARQTMPEAAPDGSVVLGNPVAPPVNGDMHTDISAENAMLQGQRRIKGVEYLVEASAAEAEAISATFAAAKARQVNGEVELPDRDRGAEATPSGKQISSLIKPDSTGSNNIAPAGVRLHHRAVVVAAETGGALGGMVRQLSIDQFENEGRRVSYGTPENATAARKLLDRQMSINSVPKKVIAHLLKPRGWKPPVRRQFFLDCNEIADLCDSAEKIFSSEPSVLQLRAPIKIFGDLHGQFGDLMRLFDEYGAPSTAGDIAYIDYLFLGDYVDRGQHSLETITLLLALKVEYQQNVHLIRGNHEAADINALFGFRIECIERMGERDGIWAWHRINRLFNWLPLAALIEKKIVCMHGGIGRSINHVEQIENIQRPITMEAGSIVLMDLLWSDPTENDSVEGLRPNARGPGLVTFGPDRVMEFCNNNDLQLIVRAHECVMDGFERFAQGHLITLFSATNYCGTANNAGAILVLGRDLVVVPKLIHPLPPAMTSPEASPERHLEDTWMQELNANRPPTPTRGRPQVANDRGSLAWI; encoded by the exons ATGGACGTTGATTCGTCGATGGTTCCGGAGGCTGATCACGATCCGGCAGTGCAAAGTCACAGCACTGTTTCTTCGGCTGGTGGAGTGGATAGAGATCAGCTTAGGGAGCAACCGCAAGCCAGCTGTGGAACTCCGCCGCAGCCTATGTCATCGCCTCACCAGCAACAGGCCGCCGTGCAGATGCAGCAGACCACGGTTGTTGGGCCAAGGCTCGCGCCTATGTACTCAGTAGTAAACgcaataattgaaaagaaggaagatggTCCTGGTCCGCGGTGTGGCCATACCTTGACGGCTGTGGGGTCTGTTGGCGAGGAGGGGACTCCGGGATACATTGGGCCGAGATTGATATTGTTTGGTGGTGCCACTGCGCTCGAGGGCAACTCTGCGGCTTCAGGAACTCCATCATCAGCTGGAAGTGCTGGAATCC GGCTTGCTGGTGCCACTGCTGATGTGCATTGTTATGACGTTTTAACTAATAAATGGTCCAG AATTACTCCACTTGGAGAACCGCCTACACCGAGGGCTGCACATGTGGCAACTGCTGTTGGAACTATGGTAGTCATTCAG GGTGGAATTGGACCAGCTGGTTTGTCTGCTGAGGATCTTCATGTTCTTGACCTTACACAGCAGCGCCCACGATGGCATAG AGTAGTTGTGCAAGGCCCTGGTCCAGGACCACGTTATGGACATGTAATGGCTCTAGTTGGGCAGAGGTACCTCATGGCGATTGGTGGTAATGATG GAAAGCGGCCTTTGGCAGATGTATGGGCACTAGACACTGCTGCTAAACCTTATGAATGGCGTAAGTTGGAACCAGAAGGGGAGGGTCCACCTCCTTGCAT GTATGCAACTGCTAGTGCGCGATCTGATGGTCTTCTTCTGCTATGTGGAGGGAGAGATGCTAATAGTGTG CCGCTGGCAAGTGCATATGGACTAGCTAAACACAGAGATGGTCGTTGGGAATGGGCAATTGCTCCTGGTGTCTCACCATCTCCTAGATATCAGCATGCTGCT GTATTTGTCAATGCACGACTCCATGTATCTGGAGGGGCCCTTGGAGGTGGGCGCATGGTAGAAGATTCATCAAGTGTGGCAG TGTTGGATACTGCAGCTGGTGTCTGGTGTGACATCAAATCTGTTGTTACCTCTCCCAGGACAGGGAGATATAGTGCTGATGCAGCAGGTGGTGATGCTTCTGTGGAATTAACTAGGCGTTGCAGGCATGCAGCCGCTGCTGTTGGTGacctaattttcatttatggtGGTTTACGCGGTG GTGTTTTGTTAGATGACCTTCTAGTTGCTGAAGATATGGCTGCTGCTGAAACAACAAGTGCAGCTTCAcatgcagcagcagcagctgctGCATCTGTTCAACCTGGGCGGTTACCACCCAGGTACGGATTCACTGATGAAAGAGCTAGACAAACGATGCCAGAAGCTGCTCCTGATGGTTCAGTGGTGCTGGGAAATCCTGTTGCTCCCCCCGTGAATGGTGACATGCACACTGATATAAGCGCTGAAAATGCAATGCTTCAAGGCCAACG GCGAATTAAAGGTGTTGAATATTTGGTTGAGGCATCAGCAGCAGAAGCTGAGGCTATCAGTGCTACATTTGCTGCAGCTAAGGCAAGGCAAGTCAATGGGGAAGTTGAACTACCTGATAGGGATCGAGGGGCTGAGGCTACTCCAAGTGGGAAACAGATTTCTAGCTTGATAAAGCCTGATTCTACTGGATCAAATAACATTGCTCCTGCTGGAGTTAGGCTGCATCATAGAGCT GTGGTTGTTGCTGCTGAGACTGGTGGAGCTCTAGGTGGCATGGTGAGGCAACTTTCAATTGATCAGTTTGAAAATGAAGGTCGGAGGGTGAGCTATGGGACTCCCGAGAACGCAACTGCAGCAAGGAAACTATTAGATCGTCAGATGTCCATCAACAGTGTGCCCAAGAAG gTAATAGCACACCTTCTAAAGCCTCGTGGTTGGAAACCTCCTGTTCGCCGGCAATTTTTCTTAGACTGCAATGAAATAGCCGAT CTTTGTGATAGTGctgagaaaatattttcaagtGAACCTAGCGTTCTACAGCTTAGAGctccaataaaaatatttggtgaTCTACACGGTCAATTTGGGGACCTTATGCGACTCTTTGATGAGTATGGTGCACCTTCAACTGCTGGAGATATTGC ATATATCGATTATCTCTTCTTAGGAGATTATGTTGACAGAGGTCAACACAGCCTTGAAACTATTACCCTCCTACTTGCTTTAAAG GTTGAGTATCAGCAGAATGTACATTTGATTCGCGGGAACCATGAAGCTGCAGATATTAATGCTCTTTTTGGCTTCCGGATTGAGTGTATCGAGCGGATG GGAGAGAGGGACGGAATTTGGGCATGGCATAGGATTAATCGATTATTTAACTGGCTTCCTCTAGCAGCTTTAATTGAAAAGAAGATAGTTTGTATGCATGGTGGTATCGGTCGGTCAATAAATCATGTGGAGCAGATTGAGAATATTCAGCGTCCAATTACAATGGAAGCCGGTTCAATTGTCCTTATGGATTTGTTGTG GTCTGATCCTACAGAAAATGACAGTGTGGAAGGACTGCGGCCAAATGCTAGAGGTCCGGGTTTAGTTACTTTTGGG CCTGATCGTGTCATGGAATTTTGCAACAATAACGACCTTCAGCTGATAGTTCGTGCCCATGAATGTGTCATGGACGGTTTTGAACGTTTCGCTCAAGGGCATTTGATTACACTTTTCTCGGCCACAAATTACTGCG GCACTGCAAATAATGCTGGAGCTATTTTAGTTCTTGGACGAGATCTTGTTGTTGTTCCAAAGCTAATTCACCCTTTGCCACCTGCAATGACTTCCCCAGAGGCATCACCAGAACGTCATTTAGAAGATACGTGGATGCAG GAGCTGAATGCCAACAGACCTCCAACACCAACTAGAGGCCGCCCTCAAGTAGCCAATGACCGGGGCTCCCTTGCATGGATATAG
- the LOC111776725 gene encoding serine/threonine-protein phosphatase BSL3-like isoform X2 gives MDVDSSMVPEADHDPAVQSHSTVSSAGGVDRDQLREQPQASCGTPPQPMSSPHQQQAAVQMQQTTVVGPRLAPMYSVVNAIIEKKEDGPGPRCGHTLTAVGSVGEEGTPGYIGPRLILFGGATALEGNSAASGTPSSAGSAGIRLAGATADVHCYDVLTNKWSRITPLGEPPTPRAAHVATAVGTMVVIQGGIGPAGLSAEDLHVLDLTQQRPRWHRVVVQGPGPGPRYGHVMALVGQRYLMAIGGNDGKRPLADVWALDTAAKPYEWRKLEPEGEGPPPCMYATASARSDGLLLLCGGRDANSVPLASAYGLAKHRDGRWEWAIAPGVSPSPRYQHAAVFVNARLHVSGGALGGGRMVEDSSSVAVLDTAAGVWCDIKSVVTSPRTGRYSADAAGGDASVELTRRCRHAAAAVGDLIFIYGGLRGGVLLDDLLVAEDMAAAETTSAASHAAAAAAASVQPGRLPPRYGFTDERARQTMPEAAPDGSVVLGNPVAPPVNGDMHTDISAENAMLQGQRRIKGVEYLVEASAAEAEAISATFAAAKARQVNGEVELPDRDRGAEATPSGKQISSLIKPDSTGSNNIAPAGVRLHHRAVVVAAETGGALGGMVRQLSIDQFENEGRRVSYGTPENATAARKLLDRQMSINSVPKKVIAHLLKPRGWKPPVRRQFFLDCNEIADLCDSAEKIFSSEPSVLQLRAPIKIFGDLHGQFGDLMRLFDEYGAPSTAGDIAYIDYLFLGDYVDRGQHSLETITLLLALKVEYQQNVHLIRGNHEAADINALFGFRIECIERMGERDGIWAWHRINRLFNWLPLAALIEKKIVCMHGGIGRSINHVEQIENIQRPITMEAGSIVLMDLLWSDPTENDSVEGLRPNARGPGLVTFGPDRVMEFCNNNDLQLIVRAHECVMDGFERFAQGHLITLFSATNYCGTANNAGAILVLGRDLVVVPKLIHPLPPAMTSPEASPERHLEDTWMQELNANRPPTPTRGRPQVANDRGSLAWI, from the exons ATGGACGTTGATTCGTCGATGGTTCCGGAGGCTGATCACGATCCGGCAGTGCAAAGTCACAGCACTGTTTCTTCGGCTGGTGGAGTGGATAGAGATCAGCTTAGGGAGCAACCGCAAGCCAGCTGTGGAACTCCGCCGCAGCCTATGTCATCGCCTCACCAGCAACAGGCCGCCGTGCAGATGCAGCAGACCACGGTTGTTGGGCCAAGGCTCGCGCCTATGTACTCAGTAGTAAACgcaataattgaaaagaaggaagatggTCCTGGTCCGCGGTGTGGCCATACCTTGACGGCTGTGGGGTCTGTTGGCGAGGAGGGGACTCCGGGATACATTGGGCCGAGATTGATATTGTTTGGTGGTGCCACTGCGCTCGAGGGCAACTCTGCGGCTTCAGGAACTCCATCATCAGCTGGAAGTGCTGGAATCC GGCTTGCTGGTGCCACTGCTGATGTGCATTGTTATGACGTTTTAACTAATAAATGGTCCAG AATTACTCCACTTGGAGAACCGCCTACACCGAGGGCTGCACATGTGGCAACTGCTGTTGGAACTATGGTAGTCATTCAG GGTGGAATTGGACCAGCTGGTTTGTCTGCTGAGGATCTTCATGTTCTTGACCTTACACAGCAGCGCCCACGATGGCATAG AGTAGTTGTGCAAGGCCCTGGTCCAGGACCACGTTATGGACATGTAATGGCTCTAGTTGGGCAGAGGTACCTCATGGCGATTGGTGGTAATGATG GAAAGCGGCCTTTGGCAGATGTATGGGCACTAGACACTGCTGCTAAACCTTATGAATGGCGTAAGTTGGAACCAGAAGGGGAGGGTCCACCTCCTTGCAT GTATGCAACTGCTAGTGCGCGATCTGATGGTCTTCTTCTGCTATGTGGAGGGAGAGATGCTAATAGTGTG CCGCTGGCAAGTGCATATGGACTAGCTAAACACAGAGATGGTCGTTGGGAATGGGCAATTGCTCCTGGTGTCTCACCATCTCCTAGATATCAGCATGCTGCT GTATTTGTCAATGCACGACTCCATGTATCTGGAGGGGCCCTTGGAGGTGGGCGCATGGTAGAAGATTCATCAAGTGTGGCAG TGTTGGATACTGCAGCTGGTGTCTGGTGTGACATCAAATCTGTTGTTACCTCTCCCAGGACAGGGAGATATAGTGCTGATGCAGCAGGTGGTGATGCTTCTGTGGAATTAACTAGGCGTTGCAGGCATGCAGCCGCTGCTGTTGGTGacctaattttcatttatggtGGTTTACGCGGTG GTGTTTTGTTAGATGACCTTCTAGTTGCTGAAGATATGGCTGCTGCTGAAACAACAAGTGCAGCTTCAcatgcagcagcagcagctgctGCATCTGTTCAACCTGGGCGGTTACCACCCAGGTACGGATTCACTGATGAAAGAGCTAGACAAACGATGCCAGAAGCTGCTCCTGATGGTTCAGTGGTGCTGGGAAATCCTGTTGCTCCCCCCGTGAATGGTGACATGCACACTGATATAAGCGCTGAAAATGCAATGCTTCAAGGCCAACG GCGAATTAAAGGTGTTGAATATTTGGTTGAGGCATCAGCAGCAGAAGCTGAGGCTATCAGTGCTACATTTGCTGCAGCTAAGGCAAGGCAAGTCAATGGGGAAGTTGAACTACCTGATAGGGATCGAGGGGCTGAGGCTACTCCAAGTGGGAAACAGATTTCTAGCTTGATAAAGCCTGATTCTACTGGATCAAATAACATTGCTCCTGCTGGAGTTAGGCTGCATCATAGAGCT GTGGTTGTTGCTGCTGAGACTGGTGGAGCTCTAGGTGGCATGGTGAGGCAACTTTCAATTGATCAGTTTGAAAATGAAGGTCGGAGGGTGAGCTATGGGACTCCCGAGAACGCAACTGCAGCAAGGAAACTATTAGATCGTCAGATGTCCATCAACAGTGTGCCCAAGAAG gTAATAGCACACCTTCTAAAGCCTCGTGGTTGGAAACCTCCTGTTCGCCGGCAATTTTTCTTAGACTGCAATGAAATAGCCGATCTTTGTGATAGTGctgagaaaatattttcaagtGAACCTAGCGTTCTACAGCTTAGAGctccaataaaaatatttggtgaTCTACACGGTCAATTTGGGGACCTTATGCGACTCTTTGATGAGTATGGTGCACCTTCAACTGCTGGAGATATTGC ATATATCGATTATCTCTTCTTAGGAGATTATGTTGACAGAGGTCAACACAGCCTTGAAACTATTACCCTCCTACTTGCTTTAAAG GTTGAGTATCAGCAGAATGTACATTTGATTCGCGGGAACCATGAAGCTGCAGATATTAATGCTCTTTTTGGCTTCCGGATTGAGTGTATCGAGCGGATG GGAGAGAGGGACGGAATTTGGGCATGGCATAGGATTAATCGATTATTTAACTGGCTTCCTCTAGCAGCTTTAATTGAAAAGAAGATAGTTTGTATGCATGGTGGTATCGGTCGGTCAATAAATCATGTGGAGCAGATTGAGAATATTCAGCGTCCAATTACAATGGAAGCCGGTTCAATTGTCCTTATGGATTTGTTGTG GTCTGATCCTACAGAAAATGACAGTGTGGAAGGACTGCGGCCAAATGCTAGAGGTCCGGGTTTAGTTACTTTTGGG CCTGATCGTGTCATGGAATTTTGCAACAATAACGACCTTCAGCTGATAGTTCGTGCCCATGAATGTGTCATGGACGGTTTTGAACGTTTCGCTCAAGGGCATTTGATTACACTTTTCTCGGCCACAAATTACTGCG GCACTGCAAATAATGCTGGAGCTATTTTAGTTCTTGGACGAGATCTTGTTGTTGTTCCAAAGCTAATTCACCCTTTGCCACCTGCAATGACTTCCCCAGAGGCATCACCAGAACGTCATTTAGAAGATACGTGGATGCAG GAGCTGAATGCCAACAGACCTCCAACACCAACTAGAGGCCGCCCTCAAGTAGCCAATGACCGGGGCTCCCTTGCATGGATATAG